The Molothrus ater isolate BHLD 08-10-18 breed brown headed cowbird chromosome 18, BPBGC_Mater_1.1, whole genome shotgun sequence genome window below encodes:
- the CCDC62 gene encoding coiled-coil domain-containing protein 62 isoform X2 codes for MSSSLQRSASPQAFSPDHKNSIIRRQRQELKLLIAELKDRDKELNDMVEVHERHIQAWEDDRQKILTLAERCSLLTSELNERNAVIKSLTKKLKLLESQHNDSKITLESTQQKFKELTQKVTDSSVHCQALEEKNQSLHCSVLELSAKTGQLQAREQELLSMLQMKDKALIETTDQISEVTSKFKTLENALRTAKLDEFTRNREHQDLKVTLNDVMSQVNKMKDILSEKMKESSKNQEEISHLKQENGCLRSELILAVEEAQRKDQLFQFAKSKQVRIERELSSLRQVCVKQQRDLHFLHVNFDSSQESRQKHENASSGKSSEENVDLNSLRLASPLLASTEKSNKTQSSGKLSDEDSPLDINDLAVTKPTKRYCMNTDTSSLFWKLERSLAQSRQMLTDLELSLLHTSIPNTSNKNKRKKLVPTQR; via the exons ATGAGTTCATCACTACAGCGTTCTGCTTCGCCCCAG GCATTTAGCCCCGATCACAAGAACAGCATCATTAGGAGGCAGAGACAGGAGCTCAAGCTTTTAATTGCAGAACTGAAAGATCGTGACAAGGAGCTCAATGACATGGTGGAAGTGCACGAGAGACACATCCAGGCCTGGGAAGATGATCGCCAAAAAATACTGACTTTAGCAGAACGATGCAGCCTATTAACTA GTGAGCTGAACGAGAGAAATGCAGTTATAAAATCACTGACCAAAAAGTTAAAGTTATTAGAATCCCAGCATAATGACAGTAAGATAACACTTGAAAGCACACAACAGAAGTTTAAAGAGCTCACTCAAAAAGTAACAGATTCATCTGTTCACTGCCAGGCTCTGGAG GAGAAAAATCAGAGTCTCCACTGCTCAGTTTTGGAACTGTCTGCTAAAACAGGCCAGCTGCAAGCCAGGGAACAGGAGCTTCTCTCCATGCTTCAGATGAAG GACAAGGCCTTAATTGAAACAACTGATCAGATTAGTGAGGTTACATCTAAATTTAAAACCCTGGAGAATGCCCTGCGTACAGCAAAGTTGGATGAATTCACTCGCAACAGGGAGCACCAGGACCTCAAGGTGACACTCAACGATGTCATGAGCCAAGTAAATAAGATGAAAG aTATCCTCTCTGAGAAGATGAAAGagagcagcaaaaaccaggaaGAAATCAGCCACCTGAAACAAGAAAATGGCTGCTTGAGGAGTGAGCTGATCCTGGCAG TGGAAGAAGCCCAGAGGAAGGATCAACTTTTTCAGTTTGCCAAGTCGAAGCAAGTGCGGATTGAAAGAGAATTGTCCAGTTTGCGACAG GTCTGTGTAAAACAGCAGCGGGACTTGCACTTCCTCCACGTCAACTTTGATAGCTCTCAAGAATCCAGgcaaaaacatgaaaatgcaTCAAGTGGAAAGAg cagtGAAGAAAATGTGGATCTGAATTCCCTCCGCTTGGCTTCTCCTCTCTTGGCATCCACTGAGAAGAGCAACAAGACTCAGAGTTCTGGGAAATTATCTGATGAAGATTCCCCTCTGGACATCAATGACCTGGCAGTGACCAAACCAACAAAGAGATACTGCATGAACACA gacaCCAGTTCCCTGTTCTGGAAGCTGGAGCGCTCGTTGGCCCAGTCCCGACAGATGCTGACTGACCTGGAGCTCAGCCTTCTCCACACAAGCATTCCCAACACCAGCAACAAGAATAAG aggaagaagttgGTTCCAACACAGAGGTAA
- the CCDC62 gene encoding coiled-coil domain-containing protein 62 isoform X1 encodes MSSSLQRSASPQAFSPDHKNSIIRRQRQELKLLIAELKDRDKELNDMVEVHERHIQAWEDDRQKILTLAERCSLLTSELNERNAVIKSLTKKLKLLESQHNDSKITLESTQQKFKELTQKVTDSSVHCQALEEKNQSLHCSVLELSAKTGQLQAREQELLSMLQMKDKALIETTDQISEVTSKFKTLENALRTAKLDEFTRNREHQDLKVTLNDVMSQVNKMKDILSEKMKESSKNQEEISHLKQENGCLRSELILAVEEAQRKDQLFQFAKSKQVRIERELSSLRQVCVKQQRDLHFLHVNFDSSQESRQKHENASSGKSSGATFSASESPSSKTDNGRTEGSHGMCEECGTTPVPASRVKATPEMCEVDNRQLLNASDLEETASALLNQCQKAVKGLALPVEEGEKQDVTSSFDELDSEKFYEVNNTRPLRNREIGENEVKSRDQRTFEVSVPSYDRWLKIKSRVDLQSTLIQSSTTSDRTDNGNKTWEERSDTESGQKSTETPATCKSDSDSSINNFIVIKDKQWKPLSDLEWLEIFKPKKRDGNTSLGRDYSCLETAQEMKCTCSKSSEENVDLNSLRLASPLLASTEKSNKTQSSGKLSDEDSPLDINDLAVTKPTKRYCMNTDTSSLFWKLERSLAQSRQMLTDLELSLLHTSIPNTSNKNKRKKLVPTQR; translated from the exons ATGAGTTCATCACTACAGCGTTCTGCTTCGCCCCAG GCATTTAGCCCCGATCACAAGAACAGCATCATTAGGAGGCAGAGACAGGAGCTCAAGCTTTTAATTGCAGAACTGAAAGATCGTGACAAGGAGCTCAATGACATGGTGGAAGTGCACGAGAGACACATCCAGGCCTGGGAAGATGATCGCCAAAAAATACTGACTTTAGCAGAACGATGCAGCCTATTAACTA GTGAGCTGAACGAGAGAAATGCAGTTATAAAATCACTGACCAAAAAGTTAAAGTTATTAGAATCCCAGCATAATGACAGTAAGATAACACTTGAAAGCACACAACAGAAGTTTAAAGAGCTCACTCAAAAAGTAACAGATTCATCTGTTCACTGCCAGGCTCTGGAG GAGAAAAATCAGAGTCTCCACTGCTCAGTTTTGGAACTGTCTGCTAAAACAGGCCAGCTGCAAGCCAGGGAACAGGAGCTTCTCTCCATGCTTCAGATGAAG GACAAGGCCTTAATTGAAACAACTGATCAGATTAGTGAGGTTACATCTAAATTTAAAACCCTGGAGAATGCCCTGCGTACAGCAAAGTTGGATGAATTCACTCGCAACAGGGAGCACCAGGACCTCAAGGTGACACTCAACGATGTCATGAGCCAAGTAAATAAGATGAAAG aTATCCTCTCTGAGAAGATGAAAGagagcagcaaaaaccaggaaGAAATCAGCCACCTGAAACAAGAAAATGGCTGCTTGAGGAGTGAGCTGATCCTGGCAG TGGAAGAAGCCCAGAGGAAGGATCAACTTTTTCAGTTTGCCAAGTCGAAGCAAGTGCGGATTGAAAGAGAATTGTCCAGTTTGCGACAG GTCTGTGTAAAACAGCAGCGGGACTTGCACTTCCTCCACGTCAACTTTGATAGCTCTCAAGAATCCAGgcaaaaacatgaaaatgcaTCAAGTGGAAAGAg CTCAGGGGCCACATTCTCTGCCTCTGAAAGCCCCAGCAGCAAGACAGACAATGGTAGGACTGAGGGCAGCCACGGGATGTGCGAGGAGTGTGGAACTACACCGGTTCCAGCAAGTAGGGTAAAAGCCACCCCTGAGATGTGTGAAGTAGATAATAGACAGTTACTGAATGCTTCAGACTTGGAGGAAACTGCCTCAGCGTTGTTAAACCAGTGTCAAAAAGCTGTGAAAGGCTTGGCCCTGCCTgtggaagaaggagaaaagcaggatgTTACATCAAGCTTTGATGAGCTAGACAGTGAAAAATTTTATGAGGTAAACAACACAAGGCCATTGAGAAACAGGGAAATTGGAGAGAATGAAGTGAAAAGCAGAGACCAAAGAACCTTTGAGGTGTCTGTGCCTTCATATGATCGTTGGCTTAAAATCAAATCTCGTGTAGATTTGCAAAGCACTTTAATCCAGAGCAGCACCACGTCTGACAGAACTGATAATGGAAACAAAACCTGGGAAGAGAGATCTGACACTGAGTCTGGCCAAAAAAGCACAGAGACTCCTGCCACTTGCAAGTCTGACTCTGATTCCAGTATTAATAACTTCATTGTAATTAAAGACAAACAGTGGAAGCCGCTCTCAGATCTGGAATGGCTGGAGATTTTCAAGCCCAAAAAGAGAGATGGAAATACAAGCCTTGGAAGAGATTACAGCTGTTTGGAGACTGCACAAGAGATGAAATGTACCTGCTCAAAAAG cagtGAAGAAAATGTGGATCTGAATTCCCTCCGCTTGGCTTCTCCTCTCTTGGCATCCACTGAGAAGAGCAACAAGACTCAGAGTTCTGGGAAATTATCTGATGAAGATTCCCCTCTGGACATCAATGACCTGGCAGTGACCAAACCAACAAAGAGATACTGCATGAACACA gacaCCAGTTCCCTGTTCTGGAAGCTGGAGCGCTCGTTGGCCCAGTCCCGACAGATGCTGACTGACCTGGAGCTCAGCCTTCTCCACACAAGCATTCCCAACACCAGCAACAAGAATAAG aggaagaagttgGTTCCAACACAGAGGTAA
- the DENR gene encoding density-regulated protein — protein sequence MATDVAEPVVPECRGDGRSGARSDADYPLRVLYCGVCSLPTEYCEYMPDVTKCRQWLEKNFPDEFAKLTVENSPKQEAGVGEGQGNVGGGEEEEKKKQKRGGRGQIKQKKKTVPQKVTIAKIPRAKKKYVTRVCGLATFEIDLKEAQRFFAQKFSCGASVTGEDEIIIQGDFTDDIIDVIQEKWPEVDDDSIEDLGEVKK from the exons ATGGCCACGGATGTGGCCGAGCCCGTGGTCCCTGAGTGCAGAGGGGACGGCAGGAGCGGAGCCAGGTCCGACGCCGATTACCCCCTGCGGGTGCTCTACTGTGGAG TCTGTTCGTTGCCAACAGAG TACTGTGAATACATGCCTGATGTGACTAAATGCAGACAATGGTTAGAAAAGAATTTTCCAGATGAGTTTGCAAAACTTACAGTAG aAAATTCACCTAAACAGGAAGCTGGGGTTGGAGAAGGCCAAGGAAatgtgggaggaggagaagaagaggagaagaagaagcaaAAGAGAG GTGGAAGAGGTCAGataaaacagaagaagaagacTGTACCACAGAAAGTTACGATAGCTAAAATTcccagagcaaagaaaaaatacgTCACAAGAGTGTGTGGCCTTGCCACATTTG AAATTGATCTTAAGGAAGCACAAAGGTTTTTTGCTCAGAAATTTTCCTGCGGTGCCTCAGTAACAGGAGAAGATGAAATCATCATTCAGGGGGACTTCACAGATGACATTATTGATGTAATCCAGGAGAAGTGGCCTGAG GTGGATGATGACAGCATTGAAGATCTTGGAGAAGTCAAGAAGTGA
- the GPN3 gene encoding GPN-loop GTPase 3, with protein sequence MPRYAQLVMGPAGSGKSTYCSTMVQHCEALGRAVQVVNLDPAAELFSYPVMADIRELIEVDDVMEDESLRFGPNGGLVFCMEYFANNFSWLEESLGHVEDDYVLFDCPGQIELYTHLPVMKQLVEQLQQWEFRVCGVFLVDSQFMVESFKFISGILAALSAMISLEIPQINVMTKMDLLSKKAKKEIEKYLDPDMYSMIEDSTNILKSKRFKKLTKSICGLIDDYGMVRFLPLDRSDEESINIVLQHIDFTIQYGEDLEFKEPKECEEDKSALVDEYFQDRVDE encoded by the exons atgcCCCGGTACGCGCAGCTGGTGATGGGCCCGGCGGGCAGCGGGAAG AGCACGTACTGCTCCACCATGGTGCAGCACTGCGAGGCGCTGGGCCGCGCCGTGCAGGTGGTGAACCTGGACCCGGCGGCCGAGCTCTTCAGCTACCCCGTCATGGCAG ACATCCGTGAGCTGATAGAAGTGGACGATGTCATGGAAGATGAGTCCCTGAGGTTTGGCCCCAATGGTGGCTTGGTGTTTTGCATGGAATACTTTGCCAATAACTTCAGCTGGCTGGAGGAGAGCCTCGGGCACGTGGAGGATGACTATGTTTTGTTTGATTGCCCAG GTCAGATTGAGCTCTACACACACCTGCCAGTGATGAAGCAGTtggtggagcagctgcagcagtgggaatTCCGTGTCTGTGGAGTTTTCCTCGTGGATTCTCAGTTCATGGTGGAATCTTTCAAG TTTATTTCTGGAATCCTGGCAGCTCTCAGTGCAATGATATCTTTGGAGATTCCACAGATTAACGTCATGACCAAAATGGATTTGCTGAGCAAGAAAGCCaagaaggaaatagaaaa GTACTTGGATCCAGATATGTATTCGATGATTGAAGATTCTACAAATATATTGAAAAGCAAAAGGTTTAAAAAACTGACCAAATCTATATGTGGATTG ATTGATGACTACGGCATGGTTCGGTTCCTGCCTTTGGATCGCTCTGATGAGGAAAGCATCAACATCGTCCTGCAGCACATCGACTTCACCATTCAGTATGGAGAGGATCTGGAATTTAAAGAACCAAAG gaatgTGAAGAAGATAAATCTGCTCTTGTGGATGAATACTTTCAAGATCGTGTGGATGAGTAA
- the ARPC3 gene encoding actin-related protein 2/3 complex subunit 3 gives MPGVRYQRTISATLALREARLDPSCVPYTKCPVPPAGLCWKRTGEKPAGSEASRHPFPDRSAACRAPPGAGSALVEQCLWWSSASGGAVPWWSSASGGAVPLVEQCLWWSSALVEQCLWWSSASGGAVPLVEQCLCVAAPRTGSARAQRCLRGGARLPLPLLAPPLPLPHFLQRRRRRKLCARFPGRFAPLPSGPAPPSRLLPFEMPAYHSTLMDSDTKLIGNMALLPIRSQFKGPAPRETKDTDIIDEAIYYFKANVFFKNYEIKNEADRTLIYVTLYISECLKKLQKCNSKGQGEKEMYTLGITNFPIPGEPGFPLNAIYAKPANKQEEEVMRAYLQQLRQETGLRLCDKVFDPQSDKPSKWWICFVKRQFMNKSLSGPGQ, from the exons ATGCCGGGAGTCAGATACCAGAGGACAATTTCAGCAACCCTGGCTCTCAGGGAAG CGCGTTTGGACCCCTCTTGTGTTCCTTACACGAAGTGCCCCGTGCCGCcggctgggctgtgctggaaacGCACGGGAGAGAAACCAGCTGGGAGCGAAGCATCCCGGCACCCCTTCCCCGACAGGAGCGCTGCCTGCCGGGCCCCTCCCGGTGCCGGCAGTGCCCTGGTGGAGCAGTGCCTCTGGTGGAGCAGTGCCTCTGGTGGAGCAGTGCCCTGGTGGAGCAGTGCCTCTGGTGGAGCAGTGCCTCTGGTGGAGCAGTGCCTCTGGTGGAGCAGTGCCCTGGTGGAGCAGTGCCTCTGGTGGAGCAGTGCCTCTGGTGGAGCAGTGCCTCTGGTGGAGCAGTGCCTCTGCGTGGCCGCTCCCCGTACGGGCAGTGCCCGGGCACAGCGCTGCCTCCGGGGCGGTGCGCGGCTCCCGCTTCCCCTCCTCGCACCGCCTCTGCCGCTGCCTCATTTCCTGCAGCGTAGGCGGAGGAGGAAGCTCTGTGCCCGCTTTCCTGGCCGGTTCGCCCCGCTCCcctccggcccggccccgccgagccgcCTCCTGCCCTTCGAGATGCCG GCCTACCACTCCACTTTAATGGACTCAGACACCAAGCTAATTGGGAACATGGCACTGTTACCCATCAGAAGCCAGTTCAAGGGCCCAGCGCCTCGAGAAA cTAAGGACACAGATATTATAGATGAAGCCATCTACTACTTCAAAGCtaatgttttcttcaaaaattatgaaattaag AATGAGGCTGACAGAACACTGATCTATGTCACCCTCTACATTTCTGAATGCCtgaaaaagctgcaaaag TGTAACTCCAAAGGCCAGGGAGAGAAGGAGATGTACACGCTGGGAATCACTAACTTCCCGATCCCAGGGGAGCCTGGCTTTCCACTCAACGCCATTTACGCCAAACCTGCCAACAAGCAGGAGGAAG aggTGATGAGGGCctacctgcagcagctgaggcaaGAAACCGGCCTTCGCCTGTGTGACAAAGTGTTTGATCCTCAGAGCGACAAGCCAAGCAAG TGGTGGATCTGCTTTGTGAAGAGGCAGTTCATGAACAAGAGTCTCTCAGGCCCTGGGCAGTGA
- the ANAPC7 gene encoding anaphase-promoting complex subunit 7: MSVVEHVREMAAAGLHSNVRLLSGLLLTMSGNNPELFSPSQKYQLLVYHADSLFHDKEYRNAVSKYTMALQQKKALSKTSKVRPSTGNAASTPQSQCLPSEIEVKYKMAECYTMLKQDKDAIAILDGIPSRQRTPKINMMLANLYKKAGQERSSVTSYKEVLRQCPLALDAILGLLSLSVKGAEVASMTINIIQSIPNLDWLSVWIKAYAFVHTGDNTRAINTICSLEKKSLLRDNVDLLGSLADLYFRAGDNKNSILKFEQAQMLDPYLIKGMDVYGYLLAREGRLEDVENLGCRLFNISDQHAEPWVVSGCHSFYSKRYSRALYLGAKAIQLNSNSVQALLLKGAALRNMGRVQEAIIHFREAIRLAPCRLDCYEGLIECYLASNSIREAMVMANNVYKTLGANAQTLTLLATVCLEDPVTQEKAKTLLDKALTQRPDYIKAVVKKAELLSREQKYEDGIALLRNALANQSDCVLHRILGDFLVAVNEYQEAMDQYSIALSLDPNDQKSLEGLQKMEKEESPTDATQEEDVDDMEGSGEEGDLEGSDSEAAQWADQEQWFGMQ, translated from the exons ATGAGTGTGGTGGAGCACGTGCGCGAGATGGCGGCCGCCGGGCTGCACTCGAACGTGCGGCTGCTCAGCGGGCTGCTCCTCACCATGAGCGGCAACAACCC GGAGCTGTTCTCTCCCTCTCAGAAGTACCAGCTCCTTGTCTACCATGCAGACTCCCTGTTCCACGACAAGGAGTACAGGAATGCTGTCAGCAAGTACACCATGGCcttacagcagaaaaaagccTTAAGTAAAACCTCCAAAGTCAGGCCTTCTACTGGGAATGCTGCATCAACACCCCAAAGCCAG tgtttacCATCAGAAATTGAAGTGAAATACAAAATGGCTGAATGCTACACAATGCTGAAGCAAGATAAAGATGCCATTGCTATTCTTGATGGGATTCCTTCCAGGCAGAGAACTCCAAAG ATCAATATGATGCTGGCAAACCTCTACAAGAAGGCGGGGCAAGAGCGCTCCTCGGTGACGAGCTACAAAGAGGTGCTGAGGCAGTGTCCCTTGGCCCTGGATGCCATCCTGG GTTTGCTCTCACTGTCAGTGAAGGGAGCAGAAGTGGCCTCCATGACCATCAACATCATCCAGAGCATTCCCAACCTGGATTGGCTCTCGGTGTGGATCAAGGCATACGCCTTTGTGCATACTGGAGACAACACCAGAGCAATAAACACCATTTG CTCTTTAGAGAAGAAGTCATTGCTCAGGGATAATGTGGACTTGCTGGGGAGCTTAGCAGACCTGTACTTCAGAGCTGGAGATAATAAAAACTCTATCCTAAAATTTGAACAAGCACAAATGCTGGATCCTTACCTAATAAAAG GAATGGATGTTTATGGTTATTTATTGGCACGTGAGGGTCGGCTGGAGGATGTGGAGAACTTGGGCTGCCGGCTCTTCAACATTTCTGACCAACATGCAGAGCCCTGGGTGGTGTCTGG GTGTCACAGTTTCTACAGCAAACGCTACTCCCGTGCCTTGTACCTGGGAGCCAAAGCAATCCAGCTGAACAGCAACAGcgtgcaggctctgctgctgaagggaGCTGCCCTGAGAAACATGGGTCGGGTGCAGGAGGCCATCATCCACTTCAGGGAGGCCATCAGGCTGGCCCCCTGCCGCCTGGACTGCTACGAGG GTCTCATCGAGTGTTACCTGGCATCCAACAGCATCCGTGAAGCCATGGTGATGGCAAACAACGTGTACAAAACCCTGGGGGCAAACGCACAgaccctcaccctgctggccacagtcTGCCTGGAGGACCCAGTCACgcaggaaaaggcaaaaacaTTGCTGGACAAAGCTCTCACACAAAGACCTGACTACATTAAAGCTGTGGTAAAGAAAGCAGAACTTCTCA gcagagagcagaagTATGAAGATGGGATTGCCTTGCTGAGGAACGCCCTGGCCAACCAGAGTGACTGTGTCCTGCACCGCATCCTGGGCGACTTCCTGGTGGCTGTCAACGAGTACCAGGAGGCCATGGACCAGTACAGCATAGCCCTGAG TTTGGATCCAAACGATCAGAAGTCACTGGAAGGgttgcagaaaatggagaaagaggaaagtCCAACAGATGCCACCCAGGAAGAAGATGTGGATGACATGGAGGGCAGTGGAGAGGAGGGGGACTTGGAAGGCAGTGACAGTGAAGCAGCTCAGTGGGCAGATCAAGAACAGTGGTTTGGGATGCAGTAA